Proteins encoded within one genomic window of Pongo abelii isolate AG06213 chromosome 18, NHGRI_mPonAbe1-v2.0_pri, whole genome shotgun sequence:
- the HPP gene encoding haptoglobin-primate precursor has protein sequence MSALGGVIAFLLWGRHLFSFYSGDYVMDISDDSCPKPPEIANGYREHSIRYQCKNYYRLRTEGDGVYTLNNEKQWINKAVGDKLPECEAVCGKPKNPANPVQRILGGHLDAKGSFPWQAKMVSRHNLTTGATLINEQWLLTTAKNLLLSHSENAIAKDIAPTLTLYVGEKQLVEIEKVVLHPNYSQVDIGLIKLKQKVSVNERVMPICLPSKDYAEVGRVGYVSGWGQNDNFKLTDHLKYVMLPVADQDQCVRHYEGSTVPERKAPKRPVGVQPILNEHTFCAGMSKYQEDTCYGDAGSAFAVHDLEEDTWYAAGILSFDKSCAVAEYGVYVKVTSIQDWVQKTIAEN, from the exons ATGAG TGCCCTGGGAGGTGTCATTGCTTTCCTGCTCTGGGGACGACACCTTTTTTCATTTTACTCAGGCGATTATGTCATGGATATTTCAG ATGACAGCTGCCCAAAGCCCCCTGAGATTGCAAATGGCTACAGGGAACACTCAATTCGCTATCAGTGTAAGAACTACTACAGACTGCGCACAGAAGGAGATG GAGTGTACACCTTAAACAATGAGAAGCAGTGGATAAATAAGGCTGTTGGAGATAAACTTCCTGAATGTGAAGCAG TATGTGGGAAGCCCAAGAATCCGGCAAACCCGGTGCAGCGGATCCTGGGTGGACACCTGGATGCCAAAGGCAGCTTTCCCTGGCAGGCTAAGATGGTCTCCCGCCATAATCTCACCACAGGGGCCACGCTGATCAATGAACAATGGCTGTTGACCACGGCTAAAAATCTCCTCCTGAGCCATTCAGAAAATGCCATAGCGAAAGACATTGCTCCTACTTTAACACTCTATGTGGGGGAAAAGCAGCTTGTAGAGATTGAGAAGGTGGTTCTACACCCTAACTACTCCCAGGTAGATATTGGGCTCATCAAACTCAAACAGAAAGTGTCTGTTAATGAGAGAGTGATGCCCATCTGCCTACCTTCAAAGGATTATGCAGAAGTAGGGCGTGTGGGTTACGTGTCTGGCTGGGGACAAAATGACAACTTTAAACTTACTGACCATCTGAAGTATGTCATGCTGCCTGTGGCTGACCAAGACCAATGCGTAAGGCACTATGAAGGCAGCACAGTCCCCGAAAGGAAGGCACCGAAGAGGCCTGTAGGGGTGCAGCCCATACTGAATGAACACACCTTCTGTGCCGGCATGTCTAAGTACCAGGAAGACACCTGCTATGGCGATGCGGGCAGTGCCTTTGCCGTTCACGACCTGGAGGAAGACACCTGGTACGCGGCTGGGATCCTAAGCTTTGATAAGAGCTGTGCTGTGGCTGAGTACGGTGTGTATGTGAAGGTGACTTCCATCCAGGACTGGGTTCAGAAGACCATAGCTGAGAACTAA
- the HPP gene encoding haptoglobin-primate isoform X1: MATGNTQFAISNPANPVQRILGGHLDAKGSFPWQAKMVSRHNLTTGATLINEQWLLTTAKNLLLSHSENAIAKDIAPTLTLYVGEKQLVEIEKVVLHPNYSQVDIGLIKLKQKVSVNERVMPICLPSKDYAEVGRVGYVSGWGQNDNFKLTDHLKYVMLPVADQDQCVRHYEGSTVPERKAPKRPVGVQPILNEHTFCAGMSKYQEDTCYGDAGSAFAVHDLEEDTWYAAGILSFDKSCAVAEYGVYVKVTSIQDWVQKTIAEN, translated from the exons ATGGCTACAGGGAACACTCAATTCGCTATCAGT AATCCGGCAAACCCGGTGCAGCGGATCCTGGGTGGACACCTGGATGCCAAAGGCAGCTTTCCCTGGCAGGCTAAGATGGTCTCCCGCCATAATCTCACCACAGGGGCCACGCTGATCAATGAACAATGGCTGTTGACCACGGCTAAAAATCTCCTCCTGAGCCATTCAGAAAATGCCATAGCGAAAGACATTGCTCCTACTTTAACACTCTATGTGGGGGAAAAGCAGCTTGTAGAGATTGAGAAGGTGGTTCTACACCCTAACTACTCCCAGGTAGATATTGGGCTCATCAAACTCAAACAGAAAGTGTCTGTTAATGAGAGAGTGATGCCCATCTGCCTACCTTCAAAGGATTATGCAGAAGTAGGGCGTGTGGGTTACGTGTCTGGCTGGGGACAAAATGACAACTTTAAACTTACTGACCATCTGAAGTATGTCATGCTGCCTGTGGCTGACCAAGACCAATGCGTAAGGCACTATGAAGGCAGCACAGTCCCCGAAAGGAAGGCACCGAAGAGGCCTGTAGGGGTGCAGCCCATACTGAATGAACACACCTTCTGTGCCGGCATGTCTAAGTACCAGGAAGACACCTGCTATGGCGATGCGGGCAGTGCCTTTGCCGTTCACGACCTGGAGGAAGACACCTGGTACGCGGCTGGGATCCTAAGCTTTGATAAGAGCTGTGCTGTGGCTGAGTACGGTGTGTATGTGAAGGTGACTTCCATCCAGGACTGGGTTCAGAAGACCATAGCTGAGAACTAA
- the HPR gene encoding haptoglobin-related protein precursor (The RefSeq protein has 3 substitutions compared to this genomic sequence) — MSDLGAVISLLLWGRQLFALYSGNDVTDISDDRFPKPPEIANGYVEHLFHYQCKNYYRLRTEGDGVYTLNDKKQWINKAVGDKLPECEAVCGKPKNPAQRILGGHLDANGSFPWQAKMVSHHNLTTGATLINEKWLLTTAKNLFPNHSENATAKDIAPTLTLYVGEKQLVEIEKVVLHPNYHQVDIGLIKLKQKVPVNERVMPICLPSKDYAEVGRVGYVSGWGQSDNSKFTEHLKYVMLPVADQYDCIKHYEGSTCPKWKAPKSPVGVQPILNEHTFCAGMSKYQEDTCYGDAGSAFAVHDLEEDTWYAAGILSFDKSCAVA, encoded by the exons TGACCTGGGAGCTGTCATTTCCCTCCTGCTCTGGGGACGACAGCTTTTTGCACTGTACTCAGGCAATGATGTCACGGATATTTCAG atgaccgCTTCCCGAAGCCCCCTGAGATTGCGAATGGCTATGTGGAGCACTTGTTTCACTACCAGTGTAAGAACTACTACAGACTGCGCACAGAAGGAGATG GAGTGTACACCTTAAACGATAAGAAGCAGTGGATAAATAAGGCTGTTGGAGATAAACTTCCTGAATGTGAAGCAG TATGTGGAAAGCCCAAGAATCCGGCGCAGCGGATACTGGGTGGACATCTGGATGCCAATGGCAGCTTTCCCTGGCAGGCTAAGATGGTTTCCCACCATAATCTCACCACAGGGGCCACGCTGATCAATGAACAATGGCTGCTGACCACGGCTAAAAATCTCTTCCCGAACCATTCAGAAAATGCAACAGCAAAAGACATTGCCCCTACTTTAACACTCTATGTGGGGGAAAAGCAGCTTGTAGAGATTGAGAAGGTGGTTCTACACTCTAACTACCACCAGGTAGATATTGGGCTCATCAAACTCAAACAGAAGGTGCCTGTTAATGAGAGAGTGATGCCCATCTGCCTACCTTCAAAGGATTATGCAGAAGTAGGGCGTGTGGGTTATGTGTCTGGCTGGGGACAAAGTGACAACTCTAAATTTACTGAGCATCTGAAGTATGTCATGCTGCCTGTGGCTGACCAATACGATTGCATAAAGCACTATGAAGGCAGCACATGCCCCAAATGGAAGGCACCAAAGAGCCCTGTAGGGGTGCAGCCCATACTGAATGAACACACCTTCTGTGCCGGCATGTCTAAGTACCAGGAAGACACCTGCTATGGTGATGCGGGCAGTGCCTTTGCCGTTCACGACCTGGAGGAAGACACCTGGTACGCGGCTGGGATCCTAAGGTTTGATAAGAGCTGTGCTGTGGCTTAG
- the HPR gene encoding haptoglobin-related protein isoform X1, with the protein MRVCVCVCVCVCVYACMCCEAGRPAFHSLFSLCSDLGAVISLLLWGRQLFALYSGNDVTDISDDRFPKPPEIANGYVEHLFHYQCKNYYRLRTEGDGVYTLNDKKQWINKAVGDKLPECEAVCGKPKNPAQRILGGHLDANGSFPWQAKMVSHHNLTTGATLINEQWLLTTAKNLFPNHSENATAKDIAPTLTLYVGEKQLVEIEKVVLHSNYHQVDIGLIKLKQKVPVNERVMPICLPSKDYAEVGRVGYVSGWGQSDNSKFTEHLKYVMLPVADQYDCIKHYEGSTCPKWKAPKSPVGVQPILNEHTFCAGMSKYQEDTCYGDAGSAFAVHDLEEDTWYAAGILRFDKSCAVA; encoded by the exons atgcgtgtgtgtgtgtgtgtgtgtgtgtgtgtgtgtgtgtatgcatgcatgtgctgtgaagcagggagaccagcttTCCACTCCTTGTTTTCTCTCTGCAGTGACCTGGGAGCTGTCATTTCCCTCCTGCTCTGGGGACGACAGCTTTTTGCACTGTACTCAGGCAATGATGTCACGGATATTTCAG atgaccgCTTCCCGAAGCCCCCTGAGATTGCGAATGGCTATGTGGAGCACTTGTTTCACTACCAGTGTAAGAACTACTACAGACTGCGCACAGAAGGAGATG GAGTGTACACCTTAAACGATAAGAAGCAGTGGATAAATAAGGCTGTTGGAGATAAACTTCCTGAATGTGAAGCAG TATGTGGAAAGCCCAAGAATCCGGCGCAGCGGATACTGGGTGGACATCTGGATGCCAATGGCAGCTTTCCCTGGCAGGCTAAGATGGTTTCCCACCATAATCTCACCACAGGGGCCACGCTGATCAATGAACAATGGCTGCTGACCACGGCTAAAAATCTCTTCCCGAACCATTCAGAAAATGCAACAGCAAAAGACATTGCCCCTACTTTAACACTCTATGTGGGGGAAAAGCAGCTTGTAGAGATTGAGAAGGTGGTTCTACACTCTAACTACCACCAGGTAGATATTGGGCTCATCAAACTCAAACAGAAGGTGCCTGTTAATGAGAGAGTGATGCCCATCTGCCTACCTTCAAAGGATTATGCAGAAGTAGGGCGTGTGGGTTATGTGTCTGGCTGGGGACAAAGTGACAACTCTAAATTTACTGAGCATCTGAAGTATGTCATGCTGCCTGTGGCTGACCAATACGATTGCATAAAGCACTATGAAGGCAGCACATGCCCCAAATGGAAGGCACCAAAGAGCCCTGTAGGGGTGCAGCCCATACTGAATGAACACACCTTCTGTGCCGGCATGTCTAAGTACCAGGAAGACACCTGCTATGGTGATGCGGGCAGTGCCTTTGCCGTTCACGACCTGGAGGAAGACACCTGGTACGCGGCTGGGATCCTAAGGTTTGATAAGAGCTGTGCTGTGGCTTAG